From Nocardioides daedukensis, the proteins below share one genomic window:
- a CDS encoding SRPBCC family protein → MPQITATVVVPVDPATAFALSQTTGELRLKWDPFIRKQHFLDGATAPGKGVRTLTKARVGPTMISQYAAWRPPNSVGMTMVKGPWFFASFGGGWRFKEAADGSTEATWKYTYSIRPSWLRFIAEPIGQWLLGREIRARIAAWARACEDPVVLAAAAERDLT, encoded by the coding sequence ATGCCGCAGATCACCGCAACCGTCGTCGTACCCGTCGATCCTGCGACCGCCTTCGCCCTCTCGCAGACCACCGGTGAGCTGCGACTGAAGTGGGACCCGTTCATCCGAAAGCAGCACTTCCTCGACGGCGCCACCGCGCCCGGCAAGGGCGTGCGCACGCTGACCAAGGCGCGGGTGGGCCCGACGATGATCAGCCAGTACGCCGCCTGGCGTCCACCGAACAGCGTCGGGATGACGATGGTGAAGGGGCCGTGGTTCTTCGCGTCGTTCGGGGGTGGCTGGCGGTTCAAGGAGGCCGCCGACGGCAGCACCGAGGCAACCTGGAAATACACCTACTCGATCCGGCCGTCGTGGCTGCGCTTCATCGCCGAACCGATCGGGCAATGGCTGCTGGGCCGCGAGATCCGGGCGCGCATCGCCGCGTGGGCGCGGGCCTGCGAGGACCCGGTGGTCCTCGCCGCGGCGGCCGAGCGCGACCTGACCTGA
- a CDS encoding TetR/AcrR family transcriptional regulator — MPPTRRTQKERSAATRATLLTAAYESLLESGYGATTVGHVQQRAGVARGTLLHHFPTRGALMAAVVEDIIERRLQVLTVERGELDPPITSWDDVVDLVWGELQSPPFTAALELWVAARTDPDLLEALLPLQERIFATVHHSVIRLSGADHARAPMLVQFTIDLLTGSYLAGILQPRAGTSAVVEAWKRTLRELDR; from the coding sequence ATGCCACCGACCCGCCGCACCCAGAAGGAGCGCTCCGCCGCCACCCGCGCGACGCTCCTCACCGCGGCCTATGAGAGCCTCCTCGAGAGTGGGTACGGCGCCACCACCGTGGGCCACGTCCAGCAGCGCGCCGGAGTGGCGCGCGGAACGTTGCTGCACCACTTCCCCACCCGCGGCGCGCTGATGGCCGCCGTCGTCGAGGACATCATCGAACGGCGCCTCCAGGTGCTCACCGTCGAGCGCGGCGAGCTCGACCCTCCGATCACCAGCTGGGACGACGTCGTCGACCTGGTCTGGGGCGAGCTGCAGTCGCCTCCGTTCACGGCCGCGCTCGAGCTCTGGGTGGCCGCACGCACCGACCCGGACCTGCTCGAGGCACTGTTGCCGCTCCAGGAGCGCATCTTCGCCACCGTGCACCACAGCGTCATCCGGCTCTCAGGAGCCGACCACGCCCGGGCGCCGATGCTGGTGCAGTTCACCATCGACCTGCTCACCGGCTCATACCTCGCCGGGATCCTCCAGCCTCGCGCCGGGACCTCGGCAGTGGTGGAGGCCTGGAAGCGGACGCTACGCGAGCTCGATCGCTGA